TCACTATGATTGGTGCCTGCAGTTCAGAACACATAGTGTACTACATCCTCCTTAAATGGTCATTTAAGATTTAACAAGTTGGATTAGCAAATGAAGTACCAATTTCAAAGCTTGTGAATTaacatttgtgctgttttcccTTTAACCTGTCCAAAAGTCATCCTGATAAGCACAAAACAGtgccactgcagctcagctcccTCATACTATTCTCCAACTCGCCTGCACTCCTTTTCAAACAGATGACCAAAAGCTGACGAATGATAATACAGAAGCATGCCAAAAAGCCTTAGCTCAATCTCCCTCTctgcgtgtgtgcctgtgaaGACAATACAACAGAAGCTCAGCCAGCAGGCCAGCTTTGCTGCAAACTGTCAACAGAACAATAGAGCTGAGTGCATCACTCCAGCAGTCCGCTTCGGAGCGTTATTACATCGACAGCAGCCTTTCTGTCAAGACACCTTGGAAAGAGTGACTGACTGGCCATACAGGgccgtctgtgtgtttgtgctgtatccTCGTCACAGGTTAGACTTTGATGCAATCTTTGATAATACAATCGAAAAGGCCACTGTGCAAACAGAGTGCATTGTCCTACTGGAACATCTGAAAGGTTGAGGGCATTTCATACATTGCGCAACAGTATCACATCAGACGGTACTCCATGCAAGTGGGCTACTTCAAACCCGACAAATCTGACAATTTTACCGTGACGACAACATAAGATTTTACAACACAACTGTCcccaaacacagaaatcattcTAGACTTGTCCATCTGAACATATCTAACGTGTGCCATACATTAATACATTACGTTAATTGGTTAAGTCGCATATGCAACACTGTTATTTAAACATCTTAGATTTCTGCTCGTCATTAAACTACCGCTTTTCCTGCTACTGTTCTAGATATTCTTCTAACTCTACAAAACTAGCTGGAATGATGCCAACTTCTCCAGTGACAAACAACAAGTGTGGTGCCACATACACCATAAATAACAGTGCAATATTCAActgattgtttatttttatagtaGTAATCACCGTTGAACGTCTTAATGTTCACTGTAGCAATCACCTTTGAAAGTCTGACGGAATGTCTTTGGCCAACCATTAGCTGGGTACCAAACTAGCCAACAGTTAGCTTAACGTCGTAGCAATATGTTTGATGCTTTATCGGTCAAGCAGTCTATTGATATTGAACCTGAACTAGGCCTAAAACAACTACGTTTCTAATACATTTAATAATTTACCTTGTTTATTAATGCGTAGTTGCACATACTAAATCGACCCCTCATAAGCTAACGAACTTGCCAAATGGATAGCTCAACTTACCTGCATAATAACATGACAGCGACGGCTAGCACGCtaacaagattaaaaaaaaaccctcaacgTTATATTTTGCCAAACTACTTACCTTAGCAACGTTAGTCTCCACAGACAACCTTTCACACTGTCGATGAAAAGTGTTTCCTCGCTATATTTCGCTCTAACCAAACCAGTTAGTCTGGTTAAATGCAGGTGACACGAGTTAAGTATCCGTGTCCACGTAGCTAAGCTAGCTCACTCGCTGGCTAACGTCGACATTAGCCAGCAGCTACTTTCTGTTATCAGTCTTGTGATGGCTGCTACCGAGGCTTGTGTGCCTGTCAGTTCTCTGAACAAAGTCTAGCTGACTGCAGGCCTCGTTAGGACCCTGAGCAGTCGCTTCCCTACTATCTATAAAGAAGTGACACGAGCTTTTACGGTATGTTCTCGGGGATACCAAAATAATCAGTGTCAAAACGGCAAGAGGAGGAAGGCCATCTTGTTGACAAGCAGCTGCATAAGGCCCACAGCCAATAGCAGTGCAGAGTCGGTGGTGTGCCCATATATGGCATCTGCACAGCGCCCTCCCTCTAGTGCCCCccaacacgcacgcacacacacacacacacacacacacacacacacacacacacacacacacacacacacacacacacattcgcaaCACTAACCACACTGTAAAACTGCAACATGAAGAGGTCACTATGTCAAAGACAGTGGGAAAATCCCAATGTACCTATAAGGAATATTTGGTACACTACCATTATGCATATGATACTCTGAGTATTGACATCCTTTATCTATTTTATACACTTTAAATGTATGACTATGACGCTCCATGTTTCCATGTTTATGCCCGTTTTGTCATAATTCCATCGTATATTCTCATCATGTACTTTCTTTCACTATGTATATTGTCCTTTGGCATATCGTAATATCTATTTTTCTGTTccgcttttttgttttgttttgttttgggtttttttaacAATGCCAATTTTATACTTTCGTTTCAATTCTAACATAAATTTTCCACATGCTATTTCTACTCGCTGCAATGACCCAGTTTGCCAAGaggggatcattaaagtttcattttatcTTCCAAAACCTGCAGGTGCCTGTgtcttaaaaatgaaacacaccatttatttcattttatttgtttttcactaGTATCTTCATACTACATACTACTACGTAGTAGTATAGTAGTATTATAGTAGGCTACGCATCAAAGTGATCTGTAGATAGGCAGCGGTAGAAAAATACAATATGTGTGTCGGTATGTTTCGCAAATGATTGCGTTTCAGAAGCTGAGGAAAAGCAAAGCGTAGAGCAGCACCTTCTCAGTCCAGCAGAGGGCCAGACACgactctgctgtgtgtgcagtgcaaaTTCCAGTCTGCCAACAGTATTTCTCTAGTGTACACCTACTGACAATCATcaatttctgccttttttttttttttttttttttttacagtagtCAGGTGTATTTACACTCTGATAAGCAAAGATGATGATGTTGCAAAAGCTCCATAAAACAGATTCATAATATGCATGAAGGTCAGCAGTCAGTGAAAAAAACATGGTTGAACTAGAGGCAAAGGACTACTATTTAACTGACAAATATTAGTTTttagtgaaaaagaaaaaaaggatttctgttACTTTTCCTTATAGGACGTCTACTCTGTAAAATGCAGCATCAGTCTGTAGGGTTCGGCAATAATTCAGTATCATTACTTATAAATTTTCAGTGGAATCATATTTTAATCTTATTTCCATCTAAATGAATTATTCCAAACAAGCTGAAATCAAATATAATTAGTTATGacaggtttgtttgttgttgtttacatatATGGAAATTGGTATCAAATTACTGACTATTCTTATACATATGCTGGGATTTAGTTAATGCCTAATATCATTCACACTGCGTTATTGACAGCATCTTTGCATTATCATTGTGCACTGTCCGCTAAAGCATTCATAAATTAAGATATCATAAAATGCATTGTGAGACAAACATATCTAACTTACAGTATCCAAAATATCAAATCTAAAACCACTGCAGAACATAGACAAGTTCTGCGGATACTGGTAAGTTAAGTTGGTAGTGGGTGGTCTGGAAGACATACGTCAACAACTGAAGAAATATTTTGAACATAGAATCTGAATTGTAGCTGTAATGTGTTAATGCACGTCGCCGCTTAGAAAATCTGTACAGTACACCGCCTCTCATGTTTGGTAACTGTGCCTCGCTGCACGTGCAGTTACGCGTCCTCCAAACCGACACCGCCCCCATAACTCTGTTTTGATGGGGTTCCATTTTCGGACCGCCTTATATTCACTGTAATTGGACCAACAATTATACTTTACACGCCCATCACCCAGTGTTCTGCACTACTATTGGTTAAAGGAATATACCTCTTCCCACCTTCACAGTTGAGTTCCGTCTGATTATTAAAGATCGGACTGTGGTTGGTACCTTCTTCCAAAACGAAAACACCCTCTTACTTTTCATTGGACATATTTCCATGTTAGACCGGCCTTATATTCACTGTAATTGGACAAACAATCCTGCTTCAGACGGCCATCCTCTATTGTTCGGCAATGCAATTGGTTAACTCGACATCCTCTTCTTATCTTCACATCTGGGTTCCGCCTGCTTATTAAAACGCGGATCGTGGTTGGTTCTCTGTCAAGTCATTCACATTTGGACTTCCGGGTGCTGAGTCGTTGCAAAACAGACTACTCGTACGGACAGTGGTGGAAGAGGACACTCATCGAGAAAAACCTGGATAACGTAGCTTCAGGAAAAGTGAGTCATTGAATTTGTAAATAGCAGAAGGTGTCATTCAATAacgcattttttttttctgtaggaAAAGAAACCCTGTGTACAAGTGTTTGGAAGTAGCTAGCTTGTGATTTCAAGCTTCAGTCAGACAGTTGCAGACATTACACAACGTGGATATCACTAACCGTGATACAAGAGCTACTGATGTACTTAACAGAGTTGACAGTATGTAATGTAATTGTTgttatgtgtatttatatatttgtgttttgaatttgtATTTACTAGACTGCAAATCACCATTGCACAGCTACTGCTGGCGACACGTGTTCATGACACATTAGCATGACTTGAAACatgagcagccaatcacaccCAAGGTTACACCGTGTACCAGGGTGAAGATCATATGACATATTTTCCCAAGAATATTTACGATCTCTTACGTCATAGTTGTCTTCGTAGATGTATTAGGTATTTGGGTTGAAGAGTTTGGCCCTTGCAGTTAGTTACTGTGAACCTTGCCCTTTATTATTAGTCTAACTGTTTGACACCATATAACTTGaccctcttctttctttctccgcCTTTCTGAATGAAGTGATGCTATCAGAAGTCCTGCAGGTGCTGCGTGGGGCAGGTAAAGTGGGGTGTGCCTTGGTCACCACCCAAGGAGAACAGCTCCGGTTGATGGCCAGTAACTCCTCCATGGGAGCTGGGATCAAAGTTGTTCAGGAAGTGGCTGAAGGACTCGTAGGCACCTTTATGGGTGGCAGCAATAAGGTAAGGATCTGTGCACAAACCATGAATCCATCACTTCCGCCTCTGGGAACTTATAATGGGCATTTGACATTATGTGTGCACCAAATGATGTAATGGAGTAATTGATAGATTCACTGATACAAaaataactaaactaaactggaaataaatgcatcccaacttacagTCTATATACATATAGTATTTTTTTGGGCTGAATTACTTGTCCAACTCTGCTTTGTCTGGAGCAACAGTCCATACAGGAGGATGTGTTTCCGGATGCTGAGGGTTGGGAGAATGTGGACCCAGACGAAGCAGCTAAATGGGCCATGGGGTCAGAGTTCCCCTCCGATGCTCGGGAGCAAAgccagacagacgcagacatACCAACAGGTATTGTCAACACCAGCTTGGTAACATGTACAGGAGGTGACATATGTGAAGTATGTGGCATTCAATGAAATTTTTGTAGATGGATATTTTAATGCTGTTGGTCCTTTACTAGTATAAATATTGGCAAGATTGTTCAGAAAACGTTCTCAATAAATATCCACACCAAACAGTTTTTTGAAGTCATCAAGTACAAAATGTGCACTTTTTAGaaatcattttcacatcaaCAGAGGCCAAACACACAGGCTAATATGTGTGTTTGGAAGATTTGAAAAGAGCCACATAATGGTTCTGTCATGTATTCAATAAAACATTGCCCTCTCCACTCCCCACTATAGGAGGTGCTCCTCCCCCAGGCGCAGGTCCTGCAGGGGCTGGCTGGCCGGGACAGAGCGCTCGCTTCCTCCACACAACCCACGGTCTCCACTGGCACCGCTTCCAGACCAGGTCCGTCCACGACTCTGTGGTTGCCCGACTCACACCAGAGGACATAAAGAAAGCCAGGGAGGCCAAGCAGGCCCTGGTCAAGCCTGTCAGACAGAAGGTTGGTTCAATGGCTTGATCTGCAGACTAACTTTgatattaaaaaatgaaaaggtaaTATGTGTTAATGAGGAGGTGGTCATTATATGACTTTCCGGTCTTGTGAGCGATTGTGCAGACATAGACAGCTAATGATGCAATATGTGTTACAGATTATTTAAGCTTTAAATGGATAACTAATGATACAAACACATGGTTATCACAGACTCTGATTGGCCaatgatttgttttaaaatatttttatcaAGTCCAGATAATGGAGGTTTTTGCTTATACACATGTGTTTAGCAAATATACAGTAGTTTTATATTCATAGTGGCATCCAGCAGCAGGTGCAGGAGATGAACCACTGACAGGTGCTAGGACCCTGCTTTGAGCTGACTCATGTCATGTGTGTTGTATACAGTCTGCTGGCCTTTGTGATGTAACTCAAGGTTACTGTCTGAAGAGCCTTTCCCTTTGTCAACAGttaaggaagaaaaacagctttagaaATGATTTCAAATGACAGTATAATGATATAAGAATTGTTTTTGCCATGTGGTACATCTTCCCTCAGCTTAGTGATCGtgccagagagaggaaggttCCCGCCACGAGAATCAGCAGACTGGTGAATTTTGGCGGTAAGATCAATATAATTTTTATACTcttagtttttctgttttcgTACACATCATATTTGTGAGGACACATTGTTCATATGCTGTTGTCTGAGAGAAGACAAGACAATTTTTTATCCTGATTACACCAACACTGacagtgcatgaaaaatctcATAATGTGAGGTTGATCACGTGACACGTAATTCATTGGGATCCTGCTCTTAAATGTAACAAAtgtatacacagtatatattAACCAAGGGACTTCTGTGTTTACAAAGGGAACGGGTTTGCATTTTCTCAACAGCAACGAAGACTTCTGTCAGTGTCCGAATTCAAAAATGTTTGGCAAAAGATACCAGACATGAAATATGACTTCACTCTTCAActacctgcagcagcagcagcagtgtcatATCTTCCCTCAGTCTTCTGTTAAGTGGCCCtaaatgaaatatttccatctctctgctgcaggactgGCAGTAGGACTTGGAATTGGTGCCATTGCAGAAGTGGCAAAACAGTCATTTGGAGGCAAACAAAAAGGAGGTATATGACGCATATCTTGtgttctcttctcctctcatgtCCCCTGCcattctctcctcccctcctgtaAAATAGCTTTTGGTGCAGTGCATGCTTGACAGATccagcagacagatggacagctGGTCAGCTCTGGAGAAGTTTCTCATGCGTCAGCACCTTGCAGACATTAAATCAAACCTGTTAACAAGAACTTAAACAGaggctttaaaatgtgttaaatgagCATGTTTAATGATGTGCCCTTGTCAGGTTTTACACGCTGCTTTCTCTAATTGGCTAGTAAGGGCTGGAGCTTAATTATTGACATGCGGCAGTTGGAAGACACTTGCTAACACAAATGACTCTTGTTTATGTTATTGTGCTTAATATGTTGTGCTTTATATCACTGCTAATAATCCTACTCTGTGCGTGCGCTGTCTGTTTCGTAGAAATGAGTGCCCTCTTAGACTCTCCCCTCCTGTCGGAGGCTAATGCTGAAAGAATAGTCAACACACTGTGCAAAGTCCGTGGTGCTGCTCTCAAGATAGGACAGATGCTCAGCATTCAAGGTACACACCGTGGCAACAGCATCACTGCAAAACAGTTTTCAGATGTCCTCACAGTCACAGCATTTCTAGGCTGTGAAATTTGAAAACTTCtcattatttttcctcaagacAACTCCTTCATCAACCCCCAGCTGCAGAGGATCTTTGAGAGGGTCCGGCAGAGCGCAGACTTCATGCCTACCTGGCAGATGAATGTAGGCATGAacctacacacactgcagcaagtGCTGCTGATGAATGTAGATTTTAAGGCCAGATGcatgttttaatgtggctttAATGTGGCTCTGATTGTGCAGAAAGttctggaggaggagctggggcCAGGCTGGCGAGAGAAGCTGTCCTCCTTTGAAGACAGACCGTTTGCTGCAGCGTCCATCGGCCAGGTGCATCATGCAGTGTTAAAAGACGGCAGAGAAATTGCCATGAAGATCCAGGTATTCACACACGCTCTTGTTCTGTCTCCctcacaatctctctctctctctctgtctgcaatGATCATGTCTGTCTTATTTTCTTCCCAGTACCCAGGAGTGGCAGAGAGCATCCACAGTGACATAAACAACCTAATGTCAGTTCTGAAAATGAGCGTTGTCCTGCCAGAAGGTAACAGCTACATCAgtatttgttttcctcttgttgttCAGTGAAAAGCTGATTATTAAGATACAGTTATGTTTTGAAGTCAAAGGCATATATTTGCACATGAAAGGTTCCCACAGCTGTCACATTCCATCGATGCAGGTTGAAGAGTGCTTCATTACTTCATGCCACACATGAATCTAAATCACAATCATCAGGAGAAACGGGTCTAAAAAGTCTTTCTGTTTAGTAGCTTTATGAGACTTTAAGTTACTTAAATTAGGTTTGGCGATAATAAAGTGAGGATAAGACATTCAGGGTCGTATTCTTCTTTGACTGTCCGCCATCATTAAGCTGAGAGGTGGCTATAGATGCCTCTCCCAttgatttgtttctgttctgttctctttcatttcagcattttcactgtTACGGTTTAGACCATGGGGTGGTGCTGTGGTGTCAGGTCAAAACTAACAGTAAACATTTGCTACTGAGTGACAACGAGGGCGCCTGCATCATTTATAGAGATGCTGCTTGCTTCCTTGTTTTGCCCAGTCTTACACATTCAAAGTCAGCCACAAACTAAACTGTTTGTCATAGTTAATGATGACATAGTTTTATTTGGTGTCCAGTGATGCACACCACTACAATTCCACATACACCACAAGAAGTGTTGTCACGTGTGTTCGCTCATTTGCAGAAACCACATTTTTACAGGTGCCAGTTTTCTTTAGGCTTCCCtgctgagttttttttcttccacaggTCTGTTTGCAGACAGCAGCTTAGAGGTCCTTCAGAGGGAGCTGGCATGGGAGTGTGACTACAAGAGGGAGGCAGAGTGTGCCAAAAAGTTCAGGTAGGTTTATGTGTTCTATTGAGCAGTAAAACCTCCTACACTGAAGCCCTCTGGTGAGTTGTTATGAGCTATTAAACTGTGCAGAACAGAAACCACACCAGGTTAGCTGTGAGGATTCAAGGTTGTTACCCCATAATTAGATCAGCATTTCACGAAAAGTTTGCTACTGCTACAAAACTGACTTTATGTTGACTGTAAAACATCTCAGTCTTTTCCTTTGATATGTTTGGgcctgggctgcacggtggcgcagcaggtagtgcgcgtgcctcacagcaagaaggttgccggttcaatccccgggtcagacggggcctttctgtgtgaagtttgcatgttcttcccgtgcatgcgtgggttctctccgggtactccggcttcctcccacagtccaaaaacatgctcattaggttaattggtgactctaaattgtccgtaggtgtgagtgtgagtgtgaatgtttgtttgtccttgtatgtggccctgcaatcggctggcgaccggttcagggtgtaccccgcctctcacccattgtagctgggataggcttcagtcccccgcaaccccgaaagggatagttaTAAtgcggtatagataatggatggatgtttggaCCTAATAGGAATTCAGAGCTTTGTACTTGTCGGATTTCTACTactgatttttaaaatgtgttttttattaatttctacTGTTTTGAGAGGTGCTCTAGTATTCtacaactctgattccaaaaaagttgggatgtcatgtaaaacataaatcagggttgtagtttttgttaatatttttgTAATTACAATATTGGAGAGAGGCTGCACTCTAGGTAGCATATTTACTTAGAGTACAGACAACAACATTATGTAAAGTATCAGTATTTTGTTGTTCTTAACTTTCttagtgtgtgttttccaaCTGGTTTCTCATAAATTATGAATTGGTTGTCTATTCGTTGTCTGGCCTCCAGGTCGCTGCTGGAGGGGAATGAGTTCTTCCATGTCCCAGAGGTGATCGATGAGCTGTCAGGCCGCAGGGTGCTGGCCATGGAGTTGGTACAGGGAGTCCCACTGGACCGCTGCGTAGACCTGGACCAGGAGACCAGGAACCAGGTACGAGTTGACTCAACAGACACTTTCATCATGGAATATCCTCCGTGTCATTGAAATGTGAGTGATGCACTGGAGAC
This genomic interval from Chaetodon trifascialis isolate fChaTrf1 chromosome 9, fChaTrf1.hap1, whole genome shotgun sequence contains the following:
- the coq8b gene encoding atypical kinase COQ8B, mitochondrial isoform X2, which encodes MMLSEVLQVLRGAGKVGCALVTTQGEQLRLMASNSSMGAGIKVVQEVAEGLVGTFMGGSNKSIQEDVFPDAEGWENVDPDEAAKWAMGSEFPSDAREQSQTDADIPTGGAPPPGAGPAGAGWPGQSARFLHTTHGLHWHRFQTRSVHDSVVARLTPEDIKKAREAKQALVKPVRQKLSDRARERKVPATRISRLVNFGGLAVGLGIGAIAEVAKQSFGGKQKGEMSALLDSPLLSEANAERIVNTLCKVRGAALKIGQMLSIQDNSFINPQLQRIFERVRQSADFMPTWQMNKVLEEELGPGWREKLSSFEDRPFAAASIGQVHHAVLKDGREIAMKIQYPGVAESIHSDINNLMSVLKMSVVLPEGLFADSSLEVLQRELAWECDYKREAECAKKFRSLLEGNEFFHVPEVIDELSGRRVLAMELVQGVPLDRCVDLDQETRNQISFKILQLCLRELFEFRFMQTDPNWANFFYNSDTNKVVLLDFGACRGYPESFTDDYIQVVHAASVGDRATVLSKSKDLKFLTGFETKAFEDAHVEAVMILGEAFASSEPFDFGTQSTTQRVQNLIPVMLRHRLTPPPEETYSLHRKMAGSFLICSKLNAHISCKDMFLDVYNNYNQRREVEQAAQATA
- the coq8b gene encoding atypical kinase COQ8B, mitochondrial isoform X1, translated to MMLSEVLQVLRGAGKVGCALVTTQGEQLRLMASNSSMGAGIKVVQEVAEGLVGTFMGGSNKQQSIQEDVFPDAEGWENVDPDEAAKWAMGSEFPSDAREQSQTDADIPTGGAPPPGAGPAGAGWPGQSARFLHTTHGLHWHRFQTRSVHDSVVARLTPEDIKKAREAKQALVKPVRQKLSDRARERKVPATRISRLVNFGGLAVGLGIGAIAEVAKQSFGGKQKGEMSALLDSPLLSEANAERIVNTLCKVRGAALKIGQMLSIQDNSFINPQLQRIFERVRQSADFMPTWQMNKVLEEELGPGWREKLSSFEDRPFAAASIGQVHHAVLKDGREIAMKIQYPGVAESIHSDINNLMSVLKMSVVLPEGLFADSSLEVLQRELAWECDYKREAECAKKFRSLLEGNEFFHVPEVIDELSGRRVLAMELVQGVPLDRCVDLDQETRNQISFKILQLCLRELFEFRFMQTDPNWANFFYNSDTNKVVLLDFGACRGYPESFTDDYIQVVHAASVGDRATVLSKSKDLKFLTGFETKAFEDAHVEAVMILGEAFASSEPFDFGTQSTTQRVQNLIPVMLRHRLTPPPEETYSLHRKMAGSFLICSKLNAHISCKDMFLDVYNNYNQRREVEQAAQATA